The Gemmatimonadota bacterium genome has a window encoding:
- a CDS encoding ankyrin repeat domain-containing protein: protein MPEDHRRNGHVDVAGFFESIRTGNQDEVVRNLDAHPWLVDVVNPDRGINERQPLHCAAGHGRLDIVKELVARDAE, encoded by the coding sequence GTGCCTGAAGATCATCGTCGAAACGGACACGTGGACGTGGCGGGTTTCTTCGAATCGATTCGAACCGGCAACCAGGACGAAGTGGTCCGAAACCTGGATGCCCATCCCTGGCTGGTGGACGTGGTCAATCCGGACCGCGGCATCAACGAACGCCAGCCGCTTCACTGCGCCGCGGGCCACGGGCGGCTGGATATCGTGAAGGAGCTCGTGGCGCGGGATGCCGAATAA
- a CDS encoding glyoxalase, giving the protein MRIEMTGVFVNDPIEAHEFYTKILGFKEIMFVPEASLAIVASPEEPEGTTLLLEPKGTEWSQVYHKELYDSGMPSIVFSVDDIASEYERLKKLGVRFSVDPTKQDFGIQAVFDDTCGNYIALVELNANAWQATP; this is encoded by the coding sequence ATGCGAATCGAAATGACGGGTGTCTTCGTGAACGACCCCATCGAGGCGCACGAATTCTACACGAAGATCCTGGGCTTCAAGGAGATCATGTTCGTGCCCGAGGCCAGTCTCGCCATTGTAGCTTCTCCCGAGGAACCCGAAGGCACGACCCTCCTGCTAGAACCTAAGGGTACCGAGTGGTCCCAGGTCTACCACAAGGAACTCTATGATTCGGGGATGCCGTCCATCGTGTTCTCGGTGGACGATATTGCTTCCGAGTACGAACGGCTGAAGAAGCTGGGCGTCCGGTTCAGCGTGGACCCGACGAAACAGGATTTCGGCATCCAGGCCGTTTTCGACGATACCTGCGGTAATTACATCGCGCTCGTGGAACTGAATGCAAATGCCTGGCAGGCCACACCCTGA
- a CDS encoding DinB family protein, protein MNWTEILTRELHYSYQAADGLMDLVEDKDLDWKPSSGDNWMTTGQLLFHVGEACGMAIKGFVTGDFGLPEGVSADDMGSGDMLPPAEAMATVASVAEAKEKLAADRDLAFEMLKLAGEERMQSEPAPAPWDPSTPVLGHRMLEMVQHLVQHKGQLFYYLKLQGKPVNTMHLWGGELAEDRDAVRNE, encoded by the coding sequence ATGAACTGGACCGAAATACTGACTCGTGAACTGCATTACTCCTACCAGGCGGCAGACGGATTGATGGACCTCGTCGAGGATAAGGATCTCGACTGGAAACCTTCGTCGGGCGACAACTGGATGACGACAGGCCAGCTGCTTTTTCACGTGGGCGAAGCTTGCGGCATGGCGATCAAGGGATTCGTAACCGGCGACTTCGGTTTGCCCGAAGGCGTCAGTGCGGACGACATGGGATCCGGCGACATGTTGCCCCCGGCCGAAGCGATGGCCACGGTCGCATCGGTGGCGGAAGCAAAGGAAAAACTTGCGGCGGACCGGGACCTGGCCTTTGAAATGCTCAAGCTTGCCGGCGAGGAAAGGATGCAGAGCGAACCCGCCCCCGCGCCGTGGGACCCTTCCACACCCGTGCTCGGCCATCGCATGCTTGAGATGGTGCAGCACCTGGTTCAGCACAAGGGGCAACTGTTCTACTACCTGAAACTACAGGGCAAGCCGGTAAACACCATGCACCTGTGGGGCGGGGAGCTCGCCGAAGACCGCGATGCGGTACGCAATGAATAG
- a CDS encoding phytanoyl-CoA dioxygenase family protein: protein MEFNDRVKQDFDRDGFVLLKGYLSSAEAAEINSNIDRFIEEVLPKAPDTTAFYEDKEDPSSIKRLQNMAELDPYFDELFGSYGFAELAGFLLADGVLPKNPQWFNKPARVGDVTPPHQDGFYFMLEPNEALTLWIALDEIDEENGCMRYVRGSHRRGMRPHRTSNVLGFSQGIPDFSDDDREQEVAMRASPGDVFAHHSMIIHRADANRSDRRRAALGLVYFAARARKDEEKAERYRQELFARWEKEGKI, encoded by the coding sequence ATGGAGTTTAACGACCGGGTAAAGCAGGATTTCGACCGCGACGGCTTCGTGCTGCTCAAGGGGTATCTGTCTTCGGCGGAAGCGGCCGAGATCAACAGCAACATCGACCGGTTCATCGAAGAGGTGCTACCGAAGGCGCCCGATACGACGGCCTTCTACGAAGACAAGGAGGACCCGTCGTCCATCAAGCGGCTGCAGAACATGGCGGAACTGGACCCGTACTTCGACGAGCTGTTCGGGTCCTACGGTTTTGCCGAACTGGCCGGATTTCTGCTCGCGGACGGCGTGCTGCCCAAGAATCCGCAGTGGTTCAACAAGCCGGCCAGGGTGGGCGACGTCACCCCGCCCCACCAGGACGGCTTCTATTTCATGCTGGAGCCCAACGAGGCCTTGACCCTGTGGATCGCCCTGGATGAAATCGACGAGGAGAACGGATGCATGCGTTACGTGCGGGGGTCGCACCGGCGGGGCATGCGCCCCCACCGGACGTCCAATGTACTCGGGTTCTCACAGGGGATACCCGATTTCTCCGACGATGACCGGGAACAGGAAGTGGCCATGCGCGCCAGCCCGGGCGATGTTTTCGCCCATCACAGCATGATCATTCACCGGGCGGACGCGAATCGGTCCGACCGCCGCCGCGCCGCCCTGGGCCTGGTTTACTTCGCGGCCCGCGCCAGGAAAGATGAAGAAAAGGCCGAACGCTACCGCCAGGAACTCTTCGCCCGGTGGGAAAAGGAAGGCAAAATCTAA
- a CDS encoding DUF481 domain-containing protein: MKYLYLLFLLPLALATRHSAAQVNIEALRGDTTSTGFSGALALNLEMHTGNTDLKEIGLEGRLDFDHPRVNTFMLARNDFGWEQGERFADEGLIHLRQHYPVHGRFGIEAFTQYNYDTTYRLDARVLAGGGLRFHLVASEAFQLWEGASAFVEHERLSELNPIDNHPDNATVVRWSHYLSSRIAVNDRVVSTCTIYFQPLWNEIGDTRVLGELNLEIDLAGPLVLALNFVTRYDSRPPEGVSKLDTVLENGLAVTF; this comes from the coding sequence TTGAAATACCTTTACCTGCTCTTTCTCCTGCCACTGGCGTTGGCGACTCGCCATTCGGCGGCCCAGGTGAACATCGAAGCGCTGCGCGGAGACACGACTTCCACCGGATTTTCGGGCGCCCTCGCCCTGAACCTGGAGATGCATACGGGGAATACGGATTTGAAGGAAATCGGACTGGAAGGACGGTTGGATTTCGATCACCCCAGGGTGAACACGTTCATGCTGGCCCGGAACGACTTCGGATGGGAACAGGGCGAGCGTTTCGCCGATGAAGGACTGATACACCTTCGCCAGCACTACCCCGTGCATGGGCGGTTCGGCATCGAGGCGTTCACCCAGTACAACTATGATACGACCTATCGGCTCGATGCACGCGTGCTGGCCGGCGGCGGGCTTCGGTTCCACCTGGTCGCGTCCGAGGCATTCCAGCTGTGGGAAGGCGCTTCCGCCTTCGTGGAGCACGAAAGGCTAAGCGAATTGAATCCGATTGATAACCACCCCGACAACGCGACCGTCGTCCGCTGGAGCCACTACCTGTCCTCCCGAATCGCCGTCAATGACCGCGTCGTGTCCACGTGCACGATCTATTTCCAACCGCTGTGGAACGAGATCGGCGACACCCGCGTCCTCGGCGAACTCAACCTGGAGATTGACCTGGCCGGACCGCTCGTGCTGGCCCTGAATTTCGTCACACGCTACGACAGCCGACCGCCGGAAGGCGTCAGCAAACTCGATACGGTGCTGGAGAACGGCCTGGCCGTGACTTTTTAG
- a CDS encoding Gfo/Idh/MocA family oxidoreductase gives MTDIRVGLIGYGGWNRLAFVPALRQHDRVRIVSAAAFSEASRERIREELGPDVEVYGGFEELLDGPEIDAVMMAIPDAIHETAMDAVLDTGIAVYYEPPLADYPGGIRRMLKRLVTADQVTHGDLEIGYASVVLRAAELLRQGAVGAPQTVHLNLRCNWAGYDGPDLSLAHHLGPWYVDGLNSIIGRSPGRVLVMDGHGQVGRRQFHSLVNFDYDGLWGTIHLNIDSVDTLETTIEVTGDEGDLLVDYFRSSIQVRSKSDPKGEMIDVKPAMPVVGGWPGESESVADFLDAVEKGTPNRTDARMAAGLYLTGLAIEQSKETGGWVEIEEVDGLA, from the coding sequence ATGACCGACATTCGCGTAGGCCTGATCGGATACGGGGGTTGGAACCGGCTGGCTTTTGTGCCCGCGCTCCGGCAGCATGACCGTGTCCGGATCGTGTCCGCCGCGGCGTTCAGCGAAGCGTCCCGGGAGCGCATCCGCGAGGAGCTTGGACCGGATGTGGAGGTCTACGGCGGCTTCGAGGAATTGCTCGACGGCCCTGAAATCGACGCTGTCATGATGGCAATCCCTGACGCCATCCACGAGACGGCCATGGACGCCGTCCTCGATACGGGGATCGCCGTCTACTACGAACCGCCGCTCGCCGACTATCCCGGCGGCATTCGAAGGATGCTGAAGCGGCTGGTCACAGCCGATCAGGTTACCCACGGCGATCTCGAAATCGGCTACGCTTCGGTCGTCCTCCGCGCTGCAGAACTTTTACGGCAGGGCGCGGTCGGCGCGCCGCAGACCGTCCATTTGAATCTGCGGTGCAATTGGGCGGGGTACGATGGCCCCGACCTGAGCCTTGCCCACCATCTGGGGCCGTGGTACGTGGACGGGCTGAACAGCATTATCGGCCGTTCGCCCGGCAGGGTACTCGTCATGGACGGCCACGGGCAGGTGGGCCGGCGACAGTTTCACAGTCTGGTCAATTTCGACTACGACGGCCTCTGGGGCACGATCCACCTGAACATCGACTCGGTCGATACGCTGGAGACCACGATCGAGGTGACCGGTGACGAAGGCGACTTGCTCGTAGACTATTTTCGCAGCTCGATACAAGTACGCAGCAAGTCCGATCCCAAGGGCGAAATGATCGACGTAAAGCCCGCGATGCCGGTGGTGGGCGGCTGGCCCGGCGAGTCGGAGAGCGTCGCCGATTTCCTGGACGCCGTGGAAAAGGGCACGCCGAATCGCACCGACGCCAGGATGGCCGCGGGGCTCTATCTCACGGGACTGGCCATAGAGCAGTCGAAGGAAACCGGCGGCTGGGTCGAGATCGAAGAGGTGGATGGACTGGCTTAA